The Chitinophaga flava genome has a segment encoding these proteins:
- a CDS encoding helix-turn-helix domain-containing protein has product MTENNNYINYSCHLTAFREGEQFVLHHSLLMIISGEMELNDGTERRVLGKGDVCLVRKNHLLKFVKNPTENEEFKSLSMQFDEELLKQVSAQEGFQLEEKLKTPAFIDLSGVQHLRYFMESLLQYQELLENKAPQLLELKQREALMLLFVHRQDLKSVLFDFSEPHKINLEEFMQKNYHFNVRLERFAYLTGRSLATFKRDFQKIFQASPRSWLQQRRLQEAYFLITQKRQRPNDIYLDLGFEDLSHFSFAFKKLFGQSPSELLKA; this is encoded by the coding sequence ATGACTGAAAATAATAACTATATCAACTATTCCTGTCACCTTACCGCGTTTAGGGAGGGTGAGCAGTTTGTTTTACATCACAGTTTGCTGATGATTATTTCGGGAGAAATGGAACTGAATGATGGAACCGAACGAAGAGTGTTGGGAAAAGGGGATGTATGTCTTGTGAGAAAAAATCACCTGCTGAAGTTTGTAAAGAATCCAACGGAAAATGAAGAATTCAAATCCTTGTCCATGCAGTTTGATGAAGAATTACTCAAACAGGTCAGTGCACAGGAAGGGTTTCAGCTGGAAGAAAAACTAAAAACGCCGGCATTTATAGATCTGTCTGGAGTGCAGCACCTGCGCTATTTTATGGAATCACTGCTGCAATATCAGGAGCTATTGGAAAACAAGGCCCCCCAATTGCTGGAACTAAAACAGCGGGAGGCGCTTATGTTATTGTTTGTTCATCGCCAGGATTTAAAAAGCGTATTGTTTGATTTTTCGGAGCCGCATAAAATTAATCTCGAAGAATTTATGCAGAAGAATTATCACTTCAATGTGAGGCTGGAACGTTTTGCCTATCTTACCGGTCGTAGCCTGGCCACTTTTAAACGGGATTTTCAGAAGATATTTCAGGCATCACCCCGCAGCTGGCTGCAGCAACGCCGTTTGCAGGAAGCCTATTTCCTGATCACTCAAAAACGACAACGCCCTAATGATATCTATCTGGATCTGGGCTTCGAGGATTTATCGCATTTTTCTTTTGCCTTCAAGAAACTGTTCGGCCAGTCACCTTCAGAATTATTAAAAGCGTGA